In Janibacter cremeus, a genomic segment contains:
- a CDS encoding DUF6049 family protein, producing MAAARRRRLRLTSIAMLLLALLVLPSAAATPLPPGEDSTDSELTITSITPVVDAEGTARVEGELLNTGEVTLVAQEVSLVGRSASADRDDIATWAEGTQPVAKEPRATVTLDDLGPGESAPFTLEVAAEELAPELTAGAAWVSVQTPRTAVHTFIGVHRAKQYVPMDMVWGVPLLLPTDERLFGEPGADRLQAWEDTVGHESRLWQLTDEPPADDEVWILDPSLLSLPPEPTEDTDRDLARALNAEREVRSEWASRVRSTLDPEKTIVLPAGDADVAAAAGSKGVAELVAPQVESGVRSADLLDDAHGDIQWPVDGVVTQPRTKALNGLVPGSTPPTVLTDTSAIAPGGFTPTGAARTTHGSELLVADHSLSTLAGELSSSDDATLARQRVVAESSVLLGERPGTPRTLLVVPDRASAPSPEAYGELRGVVDEIPWLERGRFDDLLDRIDQSPQNAVPRTAQQIARTTDQKQAPPVLTEKSAARIAEDRRSMSIFASVRSDGEIWKETVGPALGQLTSARWRSDTSAFDGLHDHLSEEVTLTHDDLVVSSGEVNFFADKGRLQITIINSTDVELTNLDVKVESQTPSFRIQGPPEPLTIGPNGRQKVTVQATALAAGSTPVYVVVTTPNGHQLTDQATLKVRMRPTGEAVYWAIGVLAVLLLGAGTWRSLRRRKTTTVSEDSA from the coding sequence GTGGCAGCGGCTCGCCGGCGACGCCTGAGGCTGACCAGCATCGCGATGCTGCTGCTCGCGTTGTTGGTCCTGCCCTCGGCCGCCGCCACACCCCTGCCCCCGGGGGAGGACTCCACCGACAGCGAGCTGACCATCACCTCGATCACCCCCGTCGTCGACGCAGAGGGGACCGCCCGGGTCGAGGGGGAGCTGTTGAACACCGGCGAGGTCACGCTCGTCGCCCAGGAGGTCTCGCTGGTGGGCCGTTCCGCTTCGGCCGACCGCGACGACATCGCGACGTGGGCCGAGGGGACGCAGCCGGTCGCCAAGGAGCCGCGGGCCACGGTCACCCTCGATGACCTCGGGCCCGGCGAGTCCGCCCCCTTCACCCTCGAGGTCGCTGCCGAGGAGCTCGCACCCGAGCTGACCGCCGGGGCGGCGTGGGTGAGCGTGCAGACGCCGCGGACCGCGGTGCACACCTTCATCGGGGTCCACCGGGCCAAGCAGTACGTCCCCATGGACATGGTCTGGGGGGTGCCACTGCTGCTCCCGACCGACGAGCGCCTCTTCGGCGAGCCCGGCGCCGACCGTCTCCAGGCGTGGGAGGACACCGTCGGCCATGAGTCCCGCCTGTGGCAGCTGACCGATGAACCGCCGGCCGACGATGAGGTGTGGATCCTCGACCCGAGCCTGCTCTCCCTTCCGCCGGAGCCGACGGAGGACACCGACCGGGACCTCGCCCGTGCGCTGAACGCCGAGCGGGAGGTCCGGTCCGAGTGGGCCAGCCGGGTCCGTTCCACCCTGGACCCGGAGAAGACGATCGTCCTGCCTGCCGGGGACGCCGACGTCGCCGCGGCGGCCGGGTCGAAGGGCGTCGCAGAGCTCGTCGCCCCGCAGGTCGAGTCGGGCGTGCGGTCCGCCGACCTGCTCGACGACGCCCACGGCGACATCCAGTGGCCGGTCGACGGAGTCGTCACCCAACCACGCACCAAGGCACTGAACGGGCTCGTGCCCGGGTCCACGCCGCCGACCGTGCTCACCGACACCTCCGCCATCGCGCCCGGCGGGTTCACCCCCACCGGGGCGGCACGCACCACGCACGGGAGTGAACTGCTGGTCGCCGACCACTCCCTCTCCACCCTCGCGGGTGAGCTGTCCTCCTCCGACGACGCGACCCTCGCCCGGCAGCGCGTCGTCGCCGAGTCCTCGGTGCTGCTGGGCGAGCGCCCCGGCACGCCCCGCACGCTGCTCGTCGTCCCCGACCGCGCGAGCGCACCCTCGCCCGAGGCCTACGGTGAGCTGCGCGGCGTCGTCGACGAGATCCCGTGGCTCGAGCGCGGCAGATTCGACGACCTGCTCGACCGGATCGACCAGTCCCCGCAGAACGCCGTCCCCCGGACCGCGCAGCAGATCGCCCGCACCACCGACCAGAAGCAGGCCCCGCCCGTACTCACCGAGAAGTCGGCCGCGCGGATCGCCGAGGACAGGCGATCCATGTCGATCTTCGCCTCCGTGCGCTCCGACGGCGAGATCTGGAAGGAAACGGTCGGCCCGGCGCTCGGCCAGCTGACCTCCGCCCGCTGGCGCAGCGACACCTCGGCCTTCGACGGGTTGCACGACCACCTGAGCGAGGAGGTCACCCTGACCCATGACGACCTCGTCGTCTCGTCCGGGGAGGTCAACTTCTTCGCCGACAAGGGGCGGCTGCAGATCACCATCATCAACTCCACCGACGTCGAGCTGACCAACCTCGACGTCAAGGTCGAGTCGCAGACTCCCTCCTTCCGCATCCAGGGACCGCCCGAGCCCCTGACCATCGGCCCCAACGGGCGGCAGAAGGTCACCGTGCAGGCGACCGCCCTGGCCGCGGGCAGCACCCCCGTGTACGTCGTGGTCACCACCCCGAACGGTCACCAGCTGACCGATCAGGCCACCCTGAAGGTACGTATGCGTCCCACCGGGGAGGCCGTCTACTGGGCCATCGGCGTCCTCGCCGTCCTCCTCCTCGGTGCGGGCACCTGGCGTAGCCTTCGCCGTCGGAAGACGACGACCGTGAGCGAGGACAGTGCATGA
- a CDS encoding NUDIX hydrolase, with product MSHPAPASGSQRRLPAVEERSAGGVVVDIHEGDARIAVIARRNRAGRLEWCLPKGHIEGEETLVETAAREVAEETGIEARVLVELGTIDYWFATPDRRIHKFVHHYLLEATGGHLTIDNDPDHEAVDVAWLPLREAHRHLTFPNERRIAREAWQRLAGDA from the coding sequence ATGAGCCACCCCGCCCCCGCCTCCGGATCGCAGCGGCGCCTGCCCGCGGTCGAGGAGCGCAGTGCGGGTGGGGTCGTCGTGGACATCCACGAGGGGGACGCCCGGATCGCCGTCATCGCCCGGCGCAACCGAGCCGGACGACTCGAGTGGTGCCTGCCCAAGGGGCACATCGAGGGCGAGGAGACGCTCGTGGAGACCGCGGCCCGTGAGGTCGCCGAGGAGACCGGTATCGAGGCGCGCGTGCTCGTCGAGCTCGGGACGATCGACTACTGGTTCGCCACACCGGACCGACGGATCCACAAGTTCGTGCACCACTACCTCCTCGAGGCCACCGGCGGGCACCTGACGATCGACAACGACCCCGACCACGAGGCCGTCGACGTCGCGTGGCTTCCCCTGCGCGAGGCACACCGGCACCTGACCTTCCCCAACGAGCGGCGCATCGCGAGGGAGGCGTGGCAGCGGCTCGCCGGCGACGCCTGA